One window of Mediterraneibacter butyricigenes genomic DNA carries:
- the rpmG gene encoding 50S ribosomal protein L33, with amino-acid sequence MRTRITLECTECKQRNYTMTKDKKAHPERMETKKYCKFCKSHTLHKETK; translated from the coding sequence GTGCGCACAAGAATCACATTGGAATGTACAGAATGTAAACAGCGTAATTACACCATGACGAAGGATAAGAAAGCTCATCCGGAACGCATGGAAACTAAGAAGTACTGCAAGTTCTGTAAATCACACACACTGCACAAAGAGACAAAATAG
- a CDS encoding FecCD family ABC transporter permease, with product MKKRYAGSFLLIGSLLLLLFWWNVASGSVEISVPELIEILKRTSQNHTAQQIIWQIRLPRVLSAILLGGALSVSGFLLQSFFQNPIAGPYVLGISSGAKLVVALTMIFLLERGRTISSAGMVVAAFLGSLIAMGFVLVISFRVSNMSFLVVCGILIGYICSAITDFCVTFASDSNIVNLHNWSLGSFSGMTWENVSYMTGIIGVTMGVLIFLVKPIGAYQLGENYARNMGVPVKALRIALILLSSLLSACVTAFAGPISFVGIAVPHLMKLLTNTAKPAVLIPACFLGGGVITLFCDGIARTMFAPTEVSISSVTAVFLVPVVIVAMMKKQGRRS from the coding sequence ATGAAAAAAAGATATGCAGGATCGTTTCTGTTGATCGGAAGTCTTCTGCTACTGCTGTTCTGGTGGAATGTGGCATCCGGAAGCGTGGAAATCAGCGTGCCGGAACTGATCGAAATCCTGAAACGAACCAGTCAGAATCACACGGCGCAGCAGATCATCTGGCAGATTCGCCTGCCCAGAGTCCTTTCGGCAATTCTGTTGGGAGGTGCTCTGTCAGTATCGGGATTTTTGCTGCAGAGCTTTTTTCAGAATCCGATTGCCGGACCGTATGTACTGGGAATTTCTTCCGGTGCGAAACTGGTGGTGGCTCTGACGATGATCTTCCTGCTGGAGAGAGGGAGAACCATCAGTTCGGCGGGGATGGTGGTGGCTGCCTTTTTGGGTTCTCTGATCGCGATGGGATTCGTCCTTGTGATTTCCTTTCGGGTATCCAATATGTCCTTTCTGGTGGTCTGTGGAATTCTGATCGGCTACATTTGTTCGGCGATTACCGATTTTTGCGTGACTTTTGCCAGTGATTCCAATATCGTGAACCTTCATAACTGGTCGTTGGGGAGTTTTTCTGGAATGACCTGGGAAAATGTGAGTTATATGACCGGGATCATCGGTGTGACGATGGGCGTATTGATTTTTCTGGTCAAGCCCATCGGAGCCTATCAACTGGGAGAAAATTACGCGAGAAATATGGGCGTTCCGGTGAAGGCACTGCGAATTGCGCTGATTCTGCTCTCTAGTCTGTTGTCAGCCTGTGTGACGGCGTTTGCCGGACCGATTTCTTTCGTGGGAATTGCAGTGCCACATTTGATGAAGCTTCTGACCAATACGGCAAAACCGGCGGTACTGATTCCGGCCTGTTTTCTGGGCGGAGGTGTCATTACATTATTCTGTGACGGAATTGCCCGAACCATGTTCGCTCCCACGGAAGTCAGTATCAGTTCGGTCACGGCGGTTTTTCTGGTACCGGTGGTGATTGTGGCGATGATGAAAAAGCAGGGACGACGCAGTTAG
- the rplJ gene encoding 50S ribosomal protein L10: protein MAKVELKQPIVQAIAEDIKDAQSVVLVDYRGLTVEQDTALRKQFREAGVSYKVCKNTMMKRAFEGTEFAGLQEFLEGPSAIAISKEDATAPARILCEFAKNAEALELKAGVVEGTVYDVAGLQELAKIPSREVLLSKLLGSLQSPITNLARVLNQIAEQGGAAGETAEAPAEEAAAEEAPAAE from the coding sequence GTGGCAAAAGTTGAATTGAAACAACCTATCGTACAGGCAATTGCAGAAGACATCAAAGACGCTCAGTCCGTAGTACTGGTCGACTATCGTGGACTTACTGTTGAACAGGACACAGCTCTTCGTAAACAGTTCAGAGAAGCAGGCGTTTCTTATAAGGTTTGCAAGAACACGATGATGAAGCGTGCGTTCGAGGGAACTGAGTTTGCAGGACTTCAGGAATTCTTGGAAGGACCAAGCGCAATCGCAATTTCCAAAGAAGATGCAACAGCACCGGCTAGAATTCTTTGTGAATTCGCTAAGAATGCAGAAGCTCTCGAGTTGAAAGCAGGTGTAGTAGAAGGTACTGTTTATGATGTAGCAGGACTTCAGGAACTGGCAAAGATTCCGTCAAGAGAAGTTCTTCTTTCCAAATTGCTTGGAAGCTTACAGTCTCCAATCACAAATCTTGCTCGCGTCCTGAATCAGATCGCAGAGCAGGGTGGAGCAGCAGGAGAGACTGCAGAAGCACCGGCAGAAGAGGCTGCAGCAGAAGAAGCACCGGCAGCAGAGTAA
- the rplA gene encoding 50S ribosomal protein L1 — MKRGKKYSEAAKLIDRTALYEKAEAVSLVKKVATAKFDETIEVHIRTGCDGRHADQQIRGAVVLPHGTGKKVRILVFAKDAKAEEAKAAGADFVGGDELIPKIQNEGWFDFDVVVATPDMMGVVGRLGRVLGPKGLMPNPKAGTVTMDVTKAINEIKAGKIEYRLDKTNIIHVPIGKASFTEEQLADNFQTLIDAILKVKPAAVKGQYLKSITLTSTMGPGVKVNPMKLA, encoded by the coding sequence ATGAAACGAGGAAAGAAATATAGCGAAGCTGCAAAACTGATCGATAGAACAGCACTCTATGAGAAAGCAGAAGCAGTTAGTTTAGTAAAGAAAGTGGCAACAGCCAAGTTTGATGAGACAATCGAAGTTCATATCAGAACCGGATGTGACGGACGTCATGCTGATCAGCAGATCAGAGGAGCAGTCGTACTTCCGCATGGAACAGGTAAAAAGGTACGTATCCTTGTATTCGCAAAAGATGCAAAGGCTGAAGAAGCAAAAGCAGCAGGAGCAGATTTTGTCGGAGGAGACGAACTGATTCCGAAGATCCAGAACGAAGGATGGTTTGACTTTGACGTTGTTGTTGCAACACCTGACATGATGGGCGTTGTTGGACGTCTGGGACGTGTACTTGGACCTAAGGGTCTGATGCCGAACCCGAAGGCAGGAACCGTAACAATGGATGTTACAAAAGCAATCAACGAGATCAAAGCCGGTAAGATTGAGTACAGATTGGACAAGACCAACATTATCCATGTGCCGATCGGTAAGGCTTCCTTTACCGAGGAACAGTTAGCGGACAACTTCCAGACGCTTATTGATGCGATTTTGAAGGTAAAACCGGCAGCAGTAAAAGGTCAGTATTTGAAGAGCATTACACTGACTTCTACCATGGGACCTGGAGTAAAGGTTAACCCGATGAAGCTGGCTTAA
- the rplK gene encoding 50S ribosomal protein L11, which translates to MAKKVEGYIKLQIPAGKATPAPPVGPALGQHGVNIVEFTKQFNAKTADQGDVIIPVVITVYNDRSFSFITKTPPAAVLIKKACKIQSGSGVPNKTKVATITKAQLQEIAETKMPDLNAASIEAAMSMIAGTCRSMGVIVEE; encoded by the coding sequence ATGGCAAAAAAAGTTGAAGGTTATATCAAATTGCAGATTCCAGCAGGCAAGGCTACTCCGGCTCCTCCGGTTGGACCGGCTCTGGGACAGCATGGTGTAAACATCGTTGAATTTACAAAGCAGTTCAACGCAAAGACAGCAGATCAGGGAGACGTGATCATCCCGGTTGTTATTACCGTATATAACGACAGAAGTTTCAGTTTCATCACAAAGACACCGCCGGCAGCAGTTCTGATTAAGAAAGCCTGCAAGATCCAGTCAGGATCCGGTGTTCCGAACAAGACAAAGGTTGCTACTATCACAAAAGCTCAGCTTCAGGAAATCGCTGAGACAAAGATGCCAGACTTAAATGCTGCATCTATCGAAGCTGCTATGAGCATGATCGCAGGAACCTGCCGTTCTATGGGTGTAATTGTAGAAGAGTAG
- a CDS encoding ABC transporter ATP-binding protein codes for MRKEDTFSIEQLNVGYGKDPLIREITFSVNPGEILTLIGPNGSGKSTILKTLTGQLKKMGGRVCVGTEEIEKLGRRELAQKLSMVMTERIQSELLTGRDLVASGRYPYTGRFGHLTERDWRKVEEAIRLVKAEEVEEKDFMKISDGQRQRLMLARAICQEPEILILDEPTSYLDMGFKLDILQRIRMLAREKRMAILLSLHELDLAQMLSDRIACVKGDRIDRIGTPEDIFSGEYIQTLYGVEPSKFDPVTGRMFLQTEGKKPEVFVIGGGGNGIAVYRRLQREGRSFAAGILWENDVEYADAQALAAQVIAEKAFYPIGEQRLEQAKKILDQCEECICPLDEFGPLGEANRQLVEYALKTGKRKA; via the coding sequence ATGAGAAAAGAAGATACATTTTCAATCGAACAACTGAATGTGGGTTACGGAAAAGATCCTCTGATCCGGGAGATTACATTTTCCGTAAACCCGGGCGAGATTCTGACGTTGATCGGACCGAACGGTTCCGGAAAATCTACGATTCTGAAGACATTGACCGGTCAATTGAAAAAAATGGGTGGCAGAGTCTGCGTGGGGACGGAAGAAATAGAAAAACTGGGTCGCAGAGAACTGGCACAGAAGCTTTCCATGGTGATGACGGAGCGGATTCAGAGTGAACTCCTGACCGGAAGGGATCTGGTGGCTTCGGGGAGATATCCTTACACCGGAAGATTCGGACATCTGACGGAACGGGACTGGCGGAAAGTGGAAGAGGCAATCCGACTGGTAAAGGCGGAAGAAGTCGAAGAAAAGGATTTTATGAAGATCAGTGACGGACAGAGACAGCGTCTGATGTTGGCGCGTGCAATCTGTCAGGAACCGGAGATTCTGATTCTGGATGAACCGACTTCCTATTTAGATATGGGATTTAAACTGGATATCCTGCAAAGAATTCGTATGCTGGCACGGGAGAAGAGAATGGCAATCCTTTTGTCTTTGCATGAACTGGATCTGGCACAGATGTTGTCGGATCGGATCGCGTGCGTGAAAGGCGATCGGATCGACCGGATCGGAACTCCGGAGGACATTTTTTCCGGGGAGTATATCCAGACGCTTTATGGAGTAGAACCGTCGAAATTTGATCCAGTGACCGGAAGAATGTTTCTGCAAACGGAAGGAAAAAAGCCAGAAGTATTCGTGATCGGCGGAGGCGGAAACGGGATTGCGGTGTATCGCAGACTTCAAAGAGAAGGAAGATCCTTTGCGGCGGGAATTCTGTGGGAAAATGACGTGGAATATGCGGATGCGCAGGCTTTGGCGGCACAGGTAATCGCGGAGAAGGCATTTTACCCGATCGGAGAACAACGGTTGGAACAGGCAAAAAAAATCCTGGATCAGTGTGAAGAATGTATCTGCCCATTAGACGAATTCGGACCGCTAGGTGAGGCAAACCGACAACTGGTGGAATATGCGCTGAAAACAGGCAAGAGAAAGGCTTGA
- the secE gene encoding preprotein translocase subunit SecE: MGDKKEKARKKSFTKGLQAEFNKIIWPDKETLAKQTVAVSVVSVLLGALIAVIDIVIKYGVDFLVQLKL, translated from the coding sequence ATGGGAGATAAGAAAGAGAAAGCTCGCAAGAAGAGTTTTACAAAAGGTCTTCAGGCCGAGTTTAACAAGATTATCTGGCCGGATAAAGAAACACTTGCAAAACAGACAGTGGCTGTATCAGTCGTATCAGTACTTTTAGGAGCATTGATCGCAGTGATCGATATTGTCATCAAGTACGGAGTCGATTTTCTCGTGCAGTTGAAATTGTAG
- the nusG gene encoding transcription termination/antitermination protein NusG — protein MSEAKWYVVHTYSGYENKVKANIDKTIENRHLEDQILEVRVPMQEVVELKNGVQKASQKKMFPGYVLIHMIMNDDTWYVVRNTRGVTGFVGPGSKPVPLTEEEMLPLGIKREDIVVDFGVGDTVTVLSGAWEGTVGVIQTMNEQKQSLSINVELFGRETPVELSFAEVKKMN, from the coding sequence ATGTCAGAGGCAAAATGGTACGTAGTTCATACCTATTCAGGTTATGAGAACAAAGTAAAAGCAAACATTGACAAGACGATCGAAAACAGACATCTGGAAGATCAGATCCTGGAGGTCCGGGTTCCGATGCAGGAAGTAGTCGAGCTGAAGAACGGCGTTCAGAAGGCGAGTCAGAAAAAAATGTTTCCGGGTTATGTTCTGATCCATATGATCATGAATGATGACACATGGTATGTAGTACGTAACACCAGAGGTGTGACCGGATTCGTAGGTCCAGGTTCCAAACCTGTTCCGCTGACAGAAGAAGAGATGCTCCCGCTGGGAATCAAACGCGAAGATATTGTGGTAGACTTCGGAGTCGGAGATACCGTAACAGTCTTAAGCGGAGCTTGGGAGGGAACCGTTGGCGTCATTCAGACGATGAATGAACAGAAACAGAGCCTTTCGATCAATGTCGAATTGTTTGGTCGTGAAACTCCGGTAGAACTGAGTTTCGCAGAAGTCAAAAAAATGAATTAA
- the rplL gene encoding 50S ribosomal protein L7/L12, with protein sequence MAKLTTAEFIEAIKELSVLELNDLVKACEEEFGVSAAAGVVVAAAGDGAAAAEEKDEFDVELVSAGASKVKVIKVVREVTGLGLKEAKALVDEAPKVIKEAASKAEAEDIKAKLEAEGAEVNLK encoded by the coding sequence ATGGCTAAGTTGACAACAGCTGAGTTTATCGAAGCAATCAAAGAGTTATCAGTATTAGAGTTAAATGATTTAGTAAAAGCATGTGAAGAAGAATTTGGCGTATCTGCAGCAGCAGGCGTTGTAGTTGCAGCAGCAGGTGATGGAGCTGCAGCAGCAGAAGAGAAAGATGAGTTCGACGTAGAACTTGTATCTGCTGGAGCATCCAAAGTTAAAGTTATCAAGGTTGTTCGTGAAGTAACAGGTCTTGGACTGAAAGAAGCTAAGGCTCTCGTAGACGAAGCTCCGAAGGTAATCAAGGAAGCTGCATCTAAGGCAGAAGCTGAAGATATCAAGGCTAAACTGGAAGCAGAAGGTGCTGAAGTTAACCTGAAATAA
- a CDS encoding S8 family serine peptidase, producing MIRKGRIKRYLALLIAGSMVLSTGMVASAEENPGVNIQTGTGQTQNTETEVRTETEQTEEERPQSTEDKTQEDQAQKENGQSGDVQTVHSEEVQAAAEERATPAEELGYVPGEILVSYSTDVSEDEVAQTAEEKDGELIETVDDSGDQNLALVTISDETTVETAVAEYTADPAIAYAEPNYLMESYEESGDVATATQETTDDIKSQAEDTGKQWYLDYVKAKDAWKELENVTGEKVKVAVIDTGADINHEDLKQIIDRKLSVELVREEGDTYHTEALRGDGYKNGTGEQNAKSTHGTHVAGIIAAQSGNQLGIQGTGSGGETAKANQIINLVVIDAFSKVNEKTEDSATVGDVVKALSYARETGCKIVNLSLGTQAQSQALEQAVTETYESGVTIVCAAGNDGGTTATYPSDYDTTISVINIDASGAKSDRSNYGSAKDLSAPGTDIYSTYSVNVSGNETSYGYLSGTSMASPIVAAGAAMMLYANPNLTPTQIKSILCSTAVDLGAEGKDDLTGYGCVDLAAAVQVGSGQKTDLSQAEISGLADYSYTGKEITPDPTVRLSGKRLISGTDYTISYSENKKPGTATVTITGTGAYTGQATATFQIQDSAKLKYRVHAQTYGWMNWVTGGKSAGTTGESKRLESIRLQIENTGYSGEIQYCTQVQTYGWLDWVKNGAESGTTGQSKRLEAIRIKLTGELAEHYDIYYRVHAQTYGWLDWAKNGEIAGTEWYSKRLEAIEVRLVEKGGTAPGNTTNVYKHPGVRYQTHVQTYGWQGNKFDGDLSGTTGLAKRLEGIKISLPGQDYTGEITYQTHVQTYGWQDWVKNGALAGTTGESKRLEGIRIKLTGEMAEHYDIYYRVHSQTYGWLGWAKNGEEAGTEGLSKRLEAIQIRLVEKGGKAPGSTANAFRTK from the coding sequence ATGATAAGAAAAGGAAGGATAAAAAGATATCTGGCACTGCTGATTGCAGGATCCATGGTGCTGAGTACCGGGATGGTGGCATCGGCGGAAGAAAATCCGGGGGTAAACATTCAAACGGGGACGGGACAGACGCAAAATACAGAGACAGAGGTGCGGACTGAAACGGAACAAACTGAGGAAGAAAGACCGCAGTCAACCGAGGACAAAACTCAGGAGGATCAAGCACAGAAAGAGAACGGGCAGTCGGGAGACGTTCAGACTGTTCATTCAGAAGAGGTTCAGGCGGCAGCAGAAGAACGGGCAACACCGGCGGAAGAACTGGGATACGTGCCGGGAGAAATTCTGGTATCTTACAGCACAGATGTTTCCGAAGATGAAGTGGCGCAGACCGCAGAAGAAAAGGACGGAGAACTGATTGAGACGGTGGATGACAGCGGGGATCAGAATCTGGCATTGGTGACAATTTCGGACGAGACAACGGTGGAAACTGCGGTGGCAGAATATACGGCAGATCCGGCGATTGCATATGCGGAACCGAACTATCTGATGGAATCTTATGAAGAGTCCGGTGATGTAGCGACGGCAACGCAGGAAACAACTGATGACATCAAATCACAGGCAGAAGATACCGGCAAACAGTGGTATCTGGATTATGTAAAAGCAAAAGATGCCTGGAAAGAACTGGAAAATGTAACCGGAGAAAAGGTAAAGGTTGCGGTGATCGACACCGGAGCGGATATAAATCATGAAGATCTGAAACAGATTATTGACCGGAAACTGAGTGTGGAGCTGGTTCGCGAAGAGGGCGATACCTACCATACCGAAGCATTACGGGGCGATGGTTATAAGAATGGGACAGGGGAACAGAATGCAAAGAGTACCCATGGAACCCATGTGGCAGGAATTATCGCAGCACAGTCCGGTAATCAGCTCGGGATCCAGGGAACCGGAAGTGGCGGAGAGACCGCAAAGGCCAATCAGATCATCAATCTGGTGGTGATCGATGCATTTTCCAAGGTGAACGAAAAGACCGAAGACAGTGCAACGGTTGGAGATGTGGTGAAAGCGTTGTCCTATGCAAGGGAGACGGGCTGCAAAATAGTGAACTTAAGTCTGGGGACACAGGCGCAGAGCCAGGCGTTGGAACAGGCAGTTACGGAAACTTATGAATCTGGTGTGACCATTGTGTGCGCAGCGGGAAATGACGGTGGAACGACAGCTACCTATCCATCGGATTATGATACGACGATCAGTGTGATCAACATAGATGCTTCCGGAGCAAAGTCCGACAGATCCAATTATGGAAGCGCAAAGGATCTTTCGGCACCGGGAACGGATATTTACAGTACATACAGTGTAAATGTAAGCGGAAATGAAACGTCTTACGGTTATCTGAGCGGAACATCTATGGCGTCACCGATCGTGGCTGCCGGAGCAGCGATGATGTTGTACGCCAACCCGAATCTGACCCCCACTCAGATTAAATCAATCCTCTGTTCGACAGCAGTGGATCTGGGAGCAGAAGGAAAAGATGATCTGACCGGATATGGTTGTGTGGATCTGGCAGCAGCCGTGCAGGTGGGAAGTGGTCAGAAGACTGATCTCAGTCAGGCGGAAATAAGCGGACTGGCGGATTACAGTTATACCGGAAAAGAGATTACGCCGGATCCAACGGTGAGACTCTCAGGGAAACGACTGATCTCCGGAACGGATTATACGATAAGCTACAGCGAGAACAAAAAGCCAGGAACGGCAACCGTAACGATCACCGGAACGGGAGCATATACCGGTCAGGCAACGGCCACCTTTCAGATTCAAGACAGTGCGAAACTGAAATACCGAGTGCATGCACAGACCTATGGCTGGATGAACTGGGTGACTGGTGGAAAGTCAGCCGGAACGACCGGAGAGTCCAAACGTCTGGAGTCCATTCGTTTGCAGATTGAAAATACAGGGTACTCAGGAGAGATACAGTATTGTACGCAGGTGCAGACTTACGGCTGGCTTGACTGGGTGAAAAACGGAGCCGAAAGCGGAACAACCGGACAGTCGAAACGCCTGGAAGCGATCCGGATCAAACTGACCGGGGAACTGGCGGAGCATTACGATATTTACTATCGGGTGCACGCGCAGACTTATGGCTGGCTTGACTGGGCGAAAAACGGAGAGATCGCCGGAACGGAATGGTACTCCAAACGTCTGGAAGCCATTGAGGTGCGTCTGGTAGAAAAAGGCGGAACCGCGCCGGGCAATACCACCAATGTTTATAAGCATCCGGGTGTGAGATACCAGACTCATGTGCAGACTTATGGCTGGCAAGGAAATAAATTTGACGGAGACTTGTCCGGTACAACCGGACTGGCAAAGCGTCTGGAAGGCATTAAAATTTCTCTGCCGGGACAGGATTATACCGGAGAGATTACCTATCAGACTCATGTGCAGACCTATGGCTGGCAGGATTGGGTGAAAAACGGAGCCCTTGCCGGAACCACCGGAGAGTCCAAGAGACTGGAAGGGATCCGGATCAAGCTGACCGGAGAAATGGCAGAGCATTATGACATTTATTATCGGGTACATTCCCAGACCTACGGCTGGCTTGGCTGGGCGAAAAATGGAGAAGAAGCCGGAACGGAAGGCTTATCCAAACGTCTGGAGGCTATCCAGATCCGGTTGGTAGAAAAAGGCGGGAAGGCACCTGGAAGTACGGCAAATGCATTTCGCACGAAATAA
- a CDS encoding trimeric intracellular cation channel family protein has protein sequence MDHSHIFIIVIELMGTIAFAISGAMVAVRCGMDLLGVIVLGVVTAVGGGMIRDIVLGNIPSALTDPIYVLTAVIVSVLVFLLVFFRRKILSDGFHPLYARLIEAMDALGLGIFSALGVLTGIRNGHLGNTFLLVFLGTMTGVGGGMLRDMMAQVPLQVLYKRIYACASIVGALSCTLLYPRFGEAVALFVPLFLVLIIRLLAAHYRWDLPRIPRE, from the coding sequence ATGGATCATTCACATATTTTCATCATTGTCATCGAATTGATGGGTACCATCGCCTTTGCCATCTCAGGTGCCATGGTCGCGGTACGTTGTGGCATGGATCTTTTAGGTGTCATCGTATTAGGTGTCGTTACCGCCGTCGGTGGCGGTATGATCCGAGACATCGTACTTGGAAACATCCCGTCTGCTCTGACCGATCCCATCTATGTTCTCACTGCAGTTATCGTGTCCGTTCTTGTCTTTCTGCTGGTGTTCTTTCGCCGCAAAATCTTATCAGACGGTTTTCATCCACTCTATGCCAGACTGATTGAGGCGATGGACGCCCTGGGGCTGGGCATCTTTTCCGCCCTGGGTGTTCTCACCGGCATCCGGAACGGTCATCTGGGAAATACCTTCCTTCTGGTATTTTTAGGCACAATGACCGGTGTTGGCGGCGGTATGTTACGGGATATGATGGCTCAGGTTCCACTCCAGGTTCTCTACAAGCGCATCTATGCCTGTGCTTCCATCGTCGGTGCCTTAAGCTGCACTCTGCTCTATCCTCGTTTTGGAGAGGCTGTCGCTTTGTTCGTTCCTTTATTCCTGGTTCTGATCATCCGACTGCTGGCCGCACACTATCGCTGGGATCTGCCGCGGATTCCACGGGAATAA
- a CDS encoding ABC transporter substrate-binding protein yields the protein MKKKKWLLLALLLMCMGSFVGCGKTEKDGKTEKAETTETTEETLQDGEYTVNVALEGGSGKASVESPTKVTVKDGKITATIIWSSPYYDYMIVDGEKYLKENEEGNSQFTIPLKELPGDLDVTADTTVMSKPHEIEYTLKFTFPESGSFEEMEKTGEMTLKYADQFQVEEYSNCKLLTIVDNGRFFIVPMGIPVPEDVPEDIEVLRTPLENVYLVSSAVMDLVCRIDALSAVTFTGTKEQDWYVQEAADAMEQGTLTYAGKYSAPDYEMLLDAGCSLAVENTMITHNPEVKEKLEELGIPVMIERSSYESHPLGRLEWIRFFGALLGKEEVADAYYEEQLSRIEPILQKENTGKKVAFFAVSSDGSITVRKPNDYVASMISLAGGVYSLEGYLPEEENALSTMKMQMEDFYAAEKDADILIYNGTIEGEIKSVDELIEKNALFADFQAVQNDQVYTTGSDFYQQTSKTCDFIEDLYHVLNGSEDGEYHFLKKI from the coding sequence ATGAAAAAGAAAAAATGGCTCCTGCTGGCATTGCTCCTGATGTGTATGGGAAGTTTTGTCGGATGCGGGAAAACAGAAAAAGACGGAAAAACAGAAAAGGCAGAAACGACGGAAACAACGGAAGAAACCCTGCAGGACGGAGAATATACGGTGAACGTGGCTCTGGAAGGCGGCAGTGGGAAGGCTTCCGTGGAATCTCCGACCAAAGTGACAGTGAAGGATGGTAAGATTACAGCGACGATTATCTGGAGCAGTCCGTACTATGACTACATGATTGTGGACGGAGAAAAATATCTGAAAGAAAATGAAGAGGGCAACTCACAATTTACGATTCCGTTGAAAGAGCTTCCGGGGGATCTGGATGTGACGGCAGATACCACTGTCATGAGCAAACCTCATGAGATTGAATATACCCTGAAATTTACCTTCCCGGAATCCGGCTCCTTTGAGGAGATGGAAAAGACCGGGGAGATGACACTAAAATATGCTGATCAGTTTCAGGTGGAAGAATATAGTAACTGTAAATTGCTGACGATCGTAGACAACGGTCGTTTTTTCATCGTTCCGATGGGGATTCCGGTGCCGGAAGATGTGCCGGAGGATATAGAAGTTCTGCGCACACCGCTTGAAAATGTGTATCTGGTGTCCAGTGCAGTGATGGATCTGGTCTGTCGGATCGATGCTCTGTCTGCGGTAACATTTACCGGAACGAAGGAGCAGGACTGGTATGTACAGGAAGCGGCGGATGCGATGGAGCAGGGCACGCTTACCTATGCCGGAAAATACAGTGCGCCGGATTATGAGATGCTGCTGGATGCAGGGTGTTCTCTGGCTGTGGAAAATACCATGATCACCCACAATCCGGAAGTGAAAGAAAAACTGGAAGAACTGGGAATCCCGGTGATGATCGAACGATCCAGTTACGAGAGTCATCCACTGGGAAGGCTGGAATGGATCCGGTTTTTCGGAGCACTTCTCGGAAAGGAAGAAGTGGCGGACGCATATTATGAAGAACAGTTATCCAGGATCGAACCGATTCTGCAGAAAGAAAATACCGGGAAAAAGGTGGCGTTCTTTGCGGTGTCTTCGGATGGAAGTATTACCGTGCGGAAGCCCAATGACTATGTGGCATCAATGATTTCCCTGGCGGGTGGCGTTTATTCACTGGAAGGATATTTGCCGGAAGAGGAAAATGCACTTTCTACGATGAAAATGCAGATGGAAGATTTTTACGCGGCAGAAAAAGATGCGGATATCCTGATTTACAACGGAACCATCGAAGGAGAGATCAAAAGCGTGGACGAACTGATCGAAAAAAATGCGCTGTTCGCAGACTTTCAGGCGGTGCAGAATGATCAGGTTTATACCACCGGCAGTGATTTTTACCAACAAACCAGCAAGACCTGTGATTTTATCGAAGATCTGTATCATGTGTTAAATGGAAGTGAAGATGGGGAATATCATTTCCTGAAGAAGATATAA